Within the Gemmatimonadaceae bacterium genome, the region GACGTTCTACGTCGACGGCGCGCCGTGGCAGCAGATGACGCCGGGCGATCTCGACACGTATGTACGTCCCGAGGAAGTCGCCGCGCTCGAGGTATACAACGGCGTGACGACGCCGGCTCAGTTCCAGACGGCGGGCATGACTGGATGCACGACCGTGGTGATCTGGACGGAGCGAAGAGTCAGTCGAAAGAAGGAGCAGTAGGGTAGAGGGCTGTGGGTAGAGGGTAGAGGGTTGCGGGTAGAGAGCGAAAACGCTCTGCCCACAACCCTCTGCCCGCAACCCTCTAGTCTTCGGCCCGCTCCGCTCGCCGTTCCTCACGTGCCTCGATCTCGGCGTCGGTGACTTCACCGACCTCGTCGAGCGACGCGCCGTGCTCGGCGATGCGCTGTCGCTCGCTTGTCTGATCGCGTTCCGTATTTGCGATGTTCGCCCCGGCGAAACTCCGGCCGTGCATTACGTCTTTGCCACGAGTATCCTCGCGGCTGTCATCGGATTCGTCCTGCTCACGCGGATGCTGGGGGTCGCCCGCTCGGTCGCGATCGGTCATTGATGGTCTCCGTTGATGTGGTGGCGGCGCGTGCTGCGCTACGCAACACGACGGCAGCAACCGTTCCACATGATCATCGCGCGCTGGCGCGCTCCCTGCTCAGGCAGCTTGGGTGAACCAGCACGACAGCAGGAGCCAAAAAACGCGAGACGAGCGCCCGTGGTGGCGTCAGCGCTGGCTGACGATTGCCGCGGGTTATTCGTTCGCGTTCCTCACCGGAATGGCCGTCGCCGGCTGGACGAAACGGTACGGCGATTGGCAGCACGGCACGAGATGGGAACGATCGCTCATGATCGCGGCGCACGTGCATCTGCCAACCTGGGCGGACCGACTGCTCCTCATGACTCCCTGGTTAGGCACCAACATCACGCTCATTCCTGGCGTGCTCGCCGGCGTGTGGTGGTTGTGGAGCAGGATGAAGCGCCCGCATCTCGCGATGCGGCTGCTCATCGTTCAGATCGGGAGCTACACGCTGAACCCGGCACTGAAGGATCTGTACGACCGTCCACGCCCAGACCTCTTCGAGCGCCGCGGTTGGTACGGTTGGTCTGCCTACCCCAGCGGCCACGCCATCGCCAGTATCGCCGTTCTCTTCACCGTGTGCGCCATCCTGCACCGCGAGCGGGGGTGGGCGTGGACGTACTGGGTGCTGGTTCCGATCTCGCTGATGAGTCTTTACTCACGGATTTATCTGGGAGTACACTGGCCGATCGATGTTCTCGCCGGTGTTCTGGTGGGAATAGTGTGGCTCGTCATGACGTCGATCGCGTTCAGGGAAGGGGCGCGCGCGGCGAAAGACTAGAAG harbors:
- a CDS encoding phosphatase PAP2 family protein, whose amino-acid sequence is MNQHDSRSQKTRDERPWWRQRWLTIAAGYSFAFLTGMAVAGWTKRYGDWQHGTRWERSLMIAAHVHLPTWADRLLLMTPWLGTNITLIPGVLAGVWWLWSRMKRPHLAMRLLIVQIGSYTLNPALKDLYDRPRPDLFERRGWYGWSAYPSGHAIASIAVLFTVCAILHRERGWAWTYWVLVPISLMSLYSRIYLGVHWPIDVLAGVLVGIVWLVMTSIAFREGARAAKD